In one window of Solanum pennellii chromosome 2, SPENNV200 DNA:
- the LOC114075973 gene encoding LOW QUALITY PROTEIN: uncharacterized protein LOC114075973 (The sequence of the model RefSeq protein was modified relative to this genomic sequence to represent the inferred CDS: inserted 3 bases in 2 codons) yields the protein MDSTEGGIVVTNEAESSLLSEVKEKQEQDPILHDLKASVHKQRVLAFEQGVDGVLNTTSRSLRNEEAVQDKEPEVRKEPSKKRDKRKVREPSCNPSLGGRPAVEEEEGADNSQLDERIVGVEVGLSALNRRIVVVENNFSSLESIEGLDEVKNNLVELEDVQNEGLSTLELKLNEAISSLQREVEALRRQVDEAAEVGVPTPVTVCETRIEAPKPKDFRGERSAQDVENFLWQMDAYFEHVDMHNEAAKIRTATMYLTDKAMLWWRRKKADMERGVCQIDDWEQFKVELKRQFYPQNVVHEARRRLRELKQTSSIRDYVKEFTKLTLQIPSLTSEDLLFYFLEGLQNWAKQELQRRQVSDVDEAIVVAESLNDLRTDAAKGRDNRSKTIPPKVDNNNRGRSRPNPNRGSDTRSNTRDQPSNFRKNYEDRKRGAPHREGCYICGETTHAARYCPSLRKLSAMVAAKKQQEKAATQTRSSAGEQRGQSSGSDKGKNVAVGMFNHMALINHISTAALAAKPASVKPRESLFVDTKLNGKNVRIMVDNGVTHNFVTEQKAKELGLSYVASNTKLKTVNATPTTVHGISPKVPIDLGEWTGQTDFTIAPMYVFDVILGLDFWYEVNAFISPRHNQLHISDTGGSCVVPLIRVPQNGMQLSAMQLIKGFKRGEPIFLATLVGGAESCTEAVQLPHCIEKVLNSNKDVTPEELPQRLPPRREVDHQIELVPGAKPPAMTPYRMAPPELEELRKQLKELLDAGHIRPSKAPFGAPVLFQKKKDGTLRLCIDYRTLNKVTVKNKYPVPLIADLXDRLGQAKVFTKMDLRKGYHQVRIAEGDEPKTACVTRYGAFDWLVMPFGLTNAPATFCTLMNKLFHSYLDQFVVIYLDDIVVYSNNMEDHVEHLCKVFKVLRDNELYVKREKCSFAQPTVQFLGHSISHGEIRMDSNKVDAIKNWEAPTKVPELRSFLGLANYYRRFIFNYSAIAAPLTDLLKKDRDWNWSEACQAAFERLKAAVTEEPXLALPDFSKAFEVHTDASDFAIGGVLMQEGHPIAYESRKLNEAERRYSAHEKEMTAVVHYLRTWRHYLLGAPFVVKTDNVATTYFQSQKKLSAKQARWQDFLVEFNFTLEYKPGKANVVADALSRKASLAAVVSSSCSSIVGEIREGLQHDPVAKQLFALAQQGKTKKFWVDDGLLYTTARRVYVPKWANLRRTLIKEGHDSAWAGNPGQKRTLALIEASYYWPRMRDDVEAYVRTCLICQQDKVETNVPGELL from the exons CACGACGTCAAGGTCACTACGGAATGAAGAGGCTGTCCAAGACAAGGAGCCAGAAGTTCGGAAAGAACCTTCCAAGAAACGTGACAAGAGAAAGGTAAGAGAACCTTCTTGTAACCCTTCTCTTGGTGGTAGACCTGCTGTTGAAGAGGAGGAAGGTGCTGACAACAGCCAACTCGACGAGAGAATCGTCGGAGTTGAGGTGGGGTTGTCGGCCTTGAACAGGAGGATTGTTGTGGTTGAAAATAATTTCAGTTCCCTCGAGTCCATTGAAGGGCTGGACGAGGTGAAGAACAACCTTGTTGAGCTTGAGGATGTTCAAAATGAGGGTCTGTCCACCCTCGAACTCAAGCTCAACGAGGCCATCTCTTCCTTGCAAAGAGAGGTGGAGGCGCTGAGACGGCAGGTTGATGAGGCTGCCGAGGTGGGGGTTCCTACTCCCGTTACTGTCTGTGAGACCCGGATTGAGGCTCCCAAACCCAAGGACTTTCGTGGGGAAAGGAGTGCTCAAGACGTGGAGAACTTCTTATGGCAGATGGATGCCTATTTTGAACATGTAGACATGCACAATGAAGCTGCCAAGATCAGAACAGCAACAATGTATTTGACGGACAAAGCCATGCTGTGGTGGCGACGGAAGAAGGCAGACATGGAGAGGGGAGTTTGCCAGATTGACGATTGGGAGCAGTTCAAAGTTGAGCTCAAACGTCAGTTCTACCCTCAAAATGTCGTTCACGAAGCTCGTCGGAGGTTGAGGGAGTTGAAGCAGACCTCCTCCATTCGGGACTATGTTAAGGAATTCACGAAGTTAACACTTCAAATTCCAAGCCTGACGAGTGAGGACTTACTGTTTTACTTTCTAGAGGGCCTTCAAAATTGGGCCAAGCAAGAGCTTCAAAGACGTCAGGTCAGCGACGTGGATGAGGCGATAGTAGTGGCGGAATCGCTCAACGATCTCCGTACTGATGCGGCAAAGGGGAGGGATAACCGGAGCAAAACTATTCCTCCCAAGGTTGACAACAACAACAGGGGCAGAAGCAGACCAAATCCCAACAGAGGCAGCGACACGAGAAGCAACACTCGTGATCAACCTTCCAATTTCCGAAAGAATTATGAGGACCGCAAGAGGGGTGCTCCTCATCGGGAAGGTTGCTACATTTGTGGGGAAACAACGCATGCAGCTCGTTATTGCCCGTCATTGAGAAAGCTGAGCGCTATGGTGGCTGCCAAAAAGCAGCAAGAGAAGGCTGCAACGCAAACCAGAAGTTCTGCCGGGGAGCAACGTGGGCAGAGTAGCGGGTCAGACAAAGGCAAAAACGTGGCTGTTGGCATGTTCAATCACATGGCGTTGATCAACCATATTTCTACTGCTGCTTTGGCTGCCAAACCGGCTAGTGTCAAGCCGAGGGAATCCCTGTTCGTTGATACCAAGTTAAATGGAAAAAATGTGCGGATCATGGTGGACAACGGGGTAACACACAATTTTGTGACTGAGCAGAAGGCCAAGGAGCTTGGCCTAAGTTATGTTGCCAGCAATACCAAACTGAAGACAGTCAATGCCACTCCAACTACTGTCCATGGCATTTCTCCTAAAGTCCCCATTGATTTAGGAGAGTGGACAGGGCAGACTGACTTCACCATTGCCCCCATGTATGTGTTTGATGTAATCTTGGGGCTTGACTTTTGGTATGAAGTCAACGCATTTATCTCCCCGCGTCACAATCAGCTGCACATCAGTGACACCGGAGGTTCTTGCGTGGTACCCCTTATTCGGGTACCACAAAATGGGATGCAGCTATCAGCAATGCAGCTTATTAAGGGGTTCAAGAGAGGCGAACCAATCTTTCTTGCTACCCTTGTTGGAGGTGCGGAAAGCTGTACAGAGGCAGTTCAATTGCCGCATTGCATCGAGAAGGTCCTTAACAGCAACAAGGACGTGACGCCAGAAGAGCTTCCCCAACGGTTGCCACCCCGAAGGGAAGTTGATCACCAAATTGAGTTGGTTCCCGGGGCGAAGCCGCCTGCCATGACGCCTTATCGCATGGCGCCCCCGGAACTTGAAGAATTGAGGAAGCAGCTCAAGGAGTTGCTGGATGCTGGACACATCAGGCCGTCCAAGGCGCCGTTTGGTGCGCCTGTTTTATTCCAAAAGAAGAAGGACGGGACGCTGCGGTTATGCATTGACTACCGGACCCTCAATAAGGTCACGGTGAAGAACAAGTACCCCGTTCCTTTGATTGCGGATTT TGATAGATTGGGACAGGCAAAGGTGTTTACCAAGATGGACTTGAGAAAGGGTTATCACCAAGTTCGGATTGCCGAAGGTGATGAACCAAAGACTGCTTGTGTAACGCGCTATGGTGCATTCGATTGGCTGGTAATGCCATTTGGGTTGACAAACGCACCGGCGACATTCTGCACACTGATGAACAAACTGTTCCACTCCTACTTGGATCAGTTTGTTGTTATTTATTTGGATGATATTGTTGTCTACAGCAACAACATGGAAGACCATGTAGAGCACTTGTGCAAAGTGTTCAAAGTCTTGCGCGACAACGAACTTTACGTGAAGCGAGAGAAATGCAGCTTCGCCCAACCGACTGTCCAATTCCTTGGGCATTCAATCAGCCACGGTGAGATCAGAATGGACAGCAACAAGGTGGATGCTATAAAAAATTGGGAGGCTCCAACGAAGGTACCAGAATTGAGGTCCTTCCTTGGCCTTGCCAATTACTATCGTCGCTTCATTTTCAACTACTCAGCAATTGCAGCTCCTCTCACGGATTTGCTGAAGAAGGATCGTGATTGGAATTGGTCGGAGGCTTGCCAAGCTGCCTTCGAGAGGCTGAAGGCTGCTGTGACGGAAGAGC GTTTGGCCTTGCCAGACTTCTCTAAGGCATTCGAAGTCCACACTGATGCATCGGACTTCGCTATCGGTGGCGTCCTAATGCAAGAGGGCCACCCAATAGCATATGAGAGCAGAAAATTGAATGAAGCGGAGCGGCGGTATTCGGCGCATGAGAAGGAGATGACAGCCGTGGTTCACTACCTTAGAACGTGGCGCCATTACTTGCTGGGTGCTCCCTTTGTTGTCAAGACGGACAATGTCGCAACAACGTACTTCCAGTCCCAAAAGAAGCTGTCCGCTAAGCAAGCCCGTTGGCAGGACTTCCTAGTAGAATTCAACTTCACTTTGGAATACAAGCCGGGGAAAGCGAATGTGGTTGCCGACGCACTTAGCCGCAAGGCTTCTTTGGCTGCTGTTGTGAGCTCGAGTTGCAGCTCAATTGTTGGAGAAATAAGGGAAGGTTTGCAGCATGATCCAGTGGCTAAACAACTCTTTGCCTTGGCCCAACAAGGGAAAACGAAGAAATTCTGGGTCGATGATGGTCTGCTCTATACTACGGCCAGACGGGTGTACGTCCCGAAGTGGGCCAACCTTCGGCGTACCTTGATCAAGGAGGGCCATGACTCTGCTTGGGCGGGTAACCCGGGGCAGAAGAGAACCTTGGCACTGATAGAGGCTTCTTACTATTGGCCTCGAATGCGGGACGACGTCGAGGCATATGTGCGAACTTGTCTCATTTGCCAACAAGACAAAGTTGAAACAAATGTGCCGGGCGAATTGCTGTAG